From the genome of Halomonas sp. MCCC 1A13316, one region includes:
- a CDS encoding nucleotidyl transferase AbiEii/AbiGii toxin family protein, which yields MTYRRAHHRAIDQLLTHFDADFLSANNILFGGGTRIALELHEFRESVDIDLFWPTERPDQPSRREALAPSYCQAEL from the coding sequence ATGACTTACCGCCGAGCGCACCACCGCGCCATTGACCAGCTACTCACGCATTTCGATGCCGATTTTCTTTCAGCTAACAACATACTGTTTGGCGGCGGCACCAGGATCGCGCTAGAGCTGCATGAGTTCCGCGAATCCGTTGATATCGACCTGTTCTGGCCTACCGAGCGGCCAGATCAGCCATCACGTCGCGAAGCTTTGGCCCCCTCTTACTGCCAGGCCGAACTTTGA
- a CDS encoding HigA family addiction module antitoxin, whose amino-acid sequence MFKINRKPTTVGEMLTHEFLEPFRLSQTKLAEKMGVSPRLVNELCRNKRAVTVDTALMLARVFGNSPPFWLNLQQKADLWEALHDVKRLERIEKAQPLECA is encoded by the coding sequence ATGTTCAAGATCAATCGCAAACCTACCACTGTCGGCGAGATGCTGACTCACGAGTTTCTCGAGCCATTTCGCCTCAGCCAAACCAAACTGGCTGAGAAAATGGGGGTCTCTCCCCGCCTTGTGAACGAGCTATGCCGAAACAAAAGGGCCGTAACTGTGGATACTGCGCTGATGCTTGCTCGAGTTTTCGGTAATTCCCCCCCGTTCTGGCTGAATTTGCAGCAAAAAGCGGACCTGTGGGAAGCATTGCATGACGTCAAGCGGCTCGAGCGCATCGAGAAGGCCCAACCTCTCGAATGTGCATGA
- a CDS encoding O-antigen ligase family protein, with product MRHPLTLLEPGTFRSVWPSPLWLCWLGLLFGVLYAGLRLLAPDVGDKAGTLMAVTGLFAVLRWGRHIRGSAALWLLLAVIVVQLVSWVAGYLHHPEWMSDNPQLDRLAKWFLFVGLAWWLGGSTRATLLLWGLALTGLIFIVFWPEGSLGVWQRGLQGHRADFSIRNAQHDAMLFGTGLIGLACFAGRCWRGEGVLVWGRRLLWSLAFVICALGVVISQTRAVWLALLVIVFAIPLLAILVGRSDRFPLRWVGMGFLATAVLIAIGSMLFHEPVSKRLAAESRIIEQAMESDWKTLPYSSIGNRLLTWRAAVDWIAERPLLGWGEEGRSLVIEHTDWLPEYTREHYGHLHNTFLEILVGYGLLGLAVVLALIAWIGLGTWHAWRAGIMPGDMALFGAGFFIFYVIVNQFEAYGSFWTGVYVQNLVAGGLVTHIWRWQVETGRRVFPSFGNKEKRD from the coding sequence ATGAGGCACCCCTTAACCCTGCTCGAGCCGGGCACGTTTCGTTCTGTCTGGCCTTCTCCTCTATGGTTATGCTGGTTGGGGTTGCTGTTCGGAGTGCTTTACGCCGGCCTGCGGCTGTTAGCGCCGGACGTCGGTGATAAGGCCGGTACCCTGATGGCCGTGACGGGGCTCTTCGCTGTATTGCGCTGGGGGCGGCACATTCGAGGAAGTGCTGCGCTCTGGCTTTTGCTAGCCGTCATCGTGGTCCAACTTGTTTCCTGGGTGGCCGGTTACCTACACCATCCAGAATGGATGTCGGATAACCCTCAGCTCGACCGGCTAGCGAAATGGTTCCTGTTCGTTGGCCTGGCCTGGTGGTTGGGAGGAAGTACTCGTGCCACTTTATTGCTTTGGGGATTGGCCCTGACGGGGTTGATCTTCATTGTATTCTGGCCCGAAGGCAGCCTAGGGGTATGGCAGCGGGGCTTGCAGGGGCATCGAGCGGATTTCTCCATCCGTAACGCCCAGCACGATGCCATGCTGTTTGGTACCGGCCTGATCGGGCTAGCGTGTTTCGCGGGACGCTGCTGGCGGGGAGAAGGTGTTCTGGTCTGGGGGAGGCGACTGCTGTGGTCGCTGGCATTTGTTATCTGTGCTCTCGGCGTCGTGATCTCTCAGACCCGAGCGGTATGGCTGGCATTGTTGGTCATCGTGTTTGCGATTCCGCTACTAGCCATCCTGGTAGGGCGAAGTGACCGCTTTCCGTTGCGCTGGGTCGGAATGGGCTTCTTGGCAACAGCGGTACTAATTGCAATCGGATCCATGCTGTTTCATGAGCCTGTGTCCAAGCGACTCGCCGCCGAGAGCCGTATCATCGAGCAGGCGATGGAGAGCGATTGGAAAACCCTTCCCTACAGCAGTATTGGCAACCGATTGCTGACATGGCGGGCTGCAGTGGATTGGATAGCCGAACGTCCACTGTTGGGCTGGGGGGAGGAAGGTCGCAGCCTGGTCATCGAACATACCGATTGGCTGCCGGAATATACGCGTGAGCATTACGGCCATCTCCACAATACCTTTCTTGAAATTCTCGTCGGGTATGGCCTGCTAGGGCTAGCGGTAGTACTGGCGCTGATCGCCTGGATCGGCCTCGGTACCTGGCATGCCTGGCGAGCGGGTATCATGCCGGGTGACATGGCCCTGTTCGGGGCCGGGTTCTTCATTTTTTATGTCATCGTCAACCAGTTCGAAGCCTATGGTAGCTTCTGGACGGGCGTATACGTGCAGAACCTGGTGGCTGGTGGGCTGGTGACTCACATCTGGCGTTGGCAGGTCGAGACGGGGCGGCGCGTCTTTCCTTCCTTCGGGAATAAGGAGAAGCGCGACTGA
- a CDS encoding glycosyltransferase — MAQKRFAFVIKDLYGGGAEKSLLYTADQLRQRGHAVVVFTLRERIEHRIPEGLEIINLGVINPLNKALTTVLTEKWQARRIAKALAEWQPDVTISCACDRITRHLSDPNLYFWVKSDISQKFSDLRKLQRAYDKAHRFYDGRKVIAVSHGVKETLENVVGLQAETIIPIYNPYEREPFLALAAEPAELPESDYFICLAAIEPRKRHDRLLRTYQRSGVSTPLIILGKGKAEHEASVKAQIRELGLEDRVTMAGYHTNPYPWIANAKAVILTSDAEGLPRVLIEALMLHVPVISTDCPSGPREILTGELSDFLVAQEDEAGLAEAIARMDREPVAVDERYYQKFLTENVIPQFEAL; from the coding sequence GTGGCCCAGAAACGCTTCGCCTTCGTCATCAAGGACCTTTATGGCGGTGGCGCGGAAAAATCGTTGCTCTACACGGCCGACCAATTGCGCCAGCGCGGCCATGCGGTGGTCGTCTTTACCCTGCGCGAACGGATCGAGCATCGCATCCCCGAAGGCCTCGAGATCATCAACCTGGGCGTCATCAACCCGCTCAACAAGGCGCTCACGACGGTACTCACCGAGAAATGGCAGGCCCGCCGGATTGCCAAGGCGCTCGCCGAATGGCAGCCGGACGTGACGATCTCCTGCGCCTGCGACAGAATCACCCGGCACCTCAGCGACCCCAACCTCTACTTCTGGGTCAAGTCGGACATCTCGCAGAAATTCAGCGACCTTAGGAAGCTCCAACGCGCCTATGACAAGGCGCACCGCTTCTACGATGGACGCAAGGTCATCGCCGTCTCCCACGGCGTAAAGGAAACTCTCGAGAATGTCGTGGGGCTTCAGGCCGAAACGATCATCCCGATTTACAACCCCTACGAGCGCGAGCCTTTCCTGGCCCTGGCCGCAGAGCCCGCCGAGCTGCCCGAGAGCGACTACTTCATCTGTCTCGCCGCCATCGAGCCGCGCAAGCGCCACGACCGCCTGCTGCGCACCTATCAGCGCAGCGGCGTCAGCACGCCCTTGATTATCCTGGGCAAGGGCAAAGCCGAGCATGAAGCCAGTGTGAAGGCACAGATTCGGGAGCTCGGCCTCGAGGATCGGGTAACCATGGCGGGATACCACACCAACCCCTACCCCTGGATCGCCAATGCCAAAGCAGTCATTCTCACTTCGGATGCCGAAGGCCTGCCGCGGGTATTGATCGAGGCCCTCATGCTGCACGTCCCGGTAATCAGCACCGATTGCCCCAGCGGCCCCCGGGAGATACTGACCGGCGAGCTGAGTGACTTCCTCGTGGCACAGGAAGACGAAGCCGGCCTGGCCGAGGCAATCGCCCGCATGGATCGCGAGCCCGTCGCGGTAGACGAGCGCTATTACCAGAAATTCCTGACGGAAAACGTCATACCCCAGTTCGAAGCGCTCTGA
- a CDS encoding glycosyltransferase, whose product MKRILFVTDHLGGGGAPISIIALSSALAERDCEVSIVSLQDKVWHEPPEGVRIKVLDFQYRSPWQKLRRYRLHARLLDQWLRDQAHEFDLVVANLHYSHQVINRSSLAKRAWLCIRTDPTVALMGSRRPGRFARLRRLYHRRRVLAISRGMLDSLARLGIGPAVSRVIPNIIDAVAIQTAMKESVPYDDYIVYVGRLDKRQKRYDRLFNAYAISGVSQRLLVVGDGEIDEAKKIVDSLGIADRVTFVGQQENPYPYMHHARLLVLASDYEGFGRVIAESLVCGTPVVSTDCPSGPREVLGEGLERCLAPLDDGEALGSRIAEVIENPPVIKSRHYETFKPSAIADQYVQLMLMEGSGSECGGSKP is encoded by the coding sequence ATGAAACGTATTCTTTTCGTGACCGACCACTTGGGAGGTGGCGGAGCACCGATCTCCATCATTGCATTGTCGAGTGCGCTCGCTGAGAGAGACTGCGAAGTCTCCATCGTCTCGTTGCAGGACAAGGTCTGGCATGAGCCACCGGAAGGGGTGCGTATCAAGGTACTGGATTTCCAATACCGTAGCCCTTGGCAGAAACTACGCCGTTATCGGCTCCATGCTCGCCTGCTCGATCAATGGCTCCGTGATCAGGCCCATGAATTCGATCTGGTCGTAGCGAATCTTCATTATTCCCACCAAGTCATCAATCGTTCTTCATTGGCTAAACGAGCCTGGCTCTGCATACGTACCGATCCCACCGTCGCGCTCATGGGGTCGCGACGCCCTGGGCGGTTTGCGCGCCTGCGTCGTCTCTACCATAGGCGGAGAGTTCTCGCCATCTCGCGCGGAATGCTCGATTCGCTGGCGCGGCTGGGTATCGGGCCGGCCGTGAGCCGCGTGATTCCGAACATCATCGATGCCGTGGCTATTCAGACTGCGATGAAGGAGTCCGTACCCTACGACGATTACATCGTCTACGTGGGGCGGCTGGACAAGCGCCAGAAGCGCTACGACAGACTCTTCAACGCCTATGCCATAAGCGGCGTATCCCAGCGACTATTGGTCGTGGGTGATGGTGAGATCGACGAGGCCAAGAAGATCGTCGATTCACTCGGTATTGCCGATCGGGTAACGTTCGTGGGGCAGCAGGAAAATCCCTACCCGTACATGCACCACGCCCGCTTGCTTGTGCTGGCATCGGACTATGAAGGTTTCGGTCGCGTCATAGCGGAGTCGCTTGTGTGCGGTACCCCCGTGGTCAGCACGGACTGTCCGTCGGGCCCTCGGGAGGTTCTGGGAGAGGGCTTGGAGCGGTGCTTGGCACCTCTCGATGATGGCGAGGCTTTGGGCTCTCGCATTGCCGAGGTGATCGAAAACCCGCCTGTCATCAAGTCTCGCCATTATGAGACCTTCAAGCCCAGCGCTATCGCCGATCAGTATGTTCAACTGATGTTGATGGAGGGCAGCGGCTCGGAGTGTGGGGGAAGTAAGCCCTGA
- a CDS encoding glycosyltransferase family 32 protein, which translates to MKNIGVLAFARVVKLLANLTKVASYGFHYVFPHKRFTIPEREAPWWRSSRPSKVPRILWQTNFTDKVTLPVYLNYLFNRLMAPGFEYRFMVTEARAAFIRENYSPEIFEAYSRLQVGAAQADFWRVLVLQKHGGVYMDIDAHAVWPLARIVRPKLEALFVTARKGDISNYFIASRPEYPHMVSIAKAILANIEKTTEKGVFQLTGPGVFNRVLPRDGVPTISYRYACNQGNFTNEYFQYVDKPEGKWTRQQKTIDVVRKRETAE; encoded by the coding sequence GTGAAGAATATCGGTGTTCTGGCCTTTGCCAGAGTCGTGAAACTGCTGGCAAACCTCACCAAGGTGGCGTCGTATGGTTTCCATTATGTCTTCCCCCACAAGCGCTTTACTATCCCCGAGCGGGAGGCGCCTTGGTGGCGCTCCAGCCGGCCTTCCAAGGTGCCGCGCATCCTCTGGCAAACCAACTTCACTGATAAGGTCACACTTCCGGTCTACCTGAACTATCTGTTCAACCGCCTGATGGCGCCGGGGTTCGAGTATCGCTTCATGGTCACCGAGGCGCGGGCGGCGTTCATTCGCGAGAACTACTCGCCGGAGATCTTCGAGGCCTATTCACGCTTGCAGGTGGGGGCGGCCCAGGCCGATTTCTGGCGGGTGCTGGTGCTGCAGAAGCATGGCGGTGTCTACATGGATATCGACGCACATGCCGTTTGGCCTTTAGCGAGGATCGTCAGGCCCAAGCTGGAAGCGCTCTTCGTCACCGCACGGAAAGGTGACATCAGCAATTACTTCATCGCCAGCAGGCCCGAGTACCCCCACATGGTGAGCATCGCGAAGGCCATTCTGGCCAATATCGAGAAAACGACCGAGAAGGGTGTCTTTCAGCTGACCGGTCCGGGAGTGTTCAACAGGGTCCTGCCACGCGACGGTGTACCGACGATTAGCTATCGCTATGCCTGCAACCAAGGCAATTTCACCAACGAATATTTCCAGTACGTGGACAAGCCCGAGGGCAAGTGGACACGGCAGCAGAAAACCATCGACGTGGTGCGCAAGCGCGAGACGGCGGAGTAG
- a CDS encoding DUF1269 domain-containing protein, with product MQRLYFLIPDKETTTDIVNELNMMGLAKDNLHVVGKDWKPLEKEGVPIATLVQTSDVVNASKRGAIVGAVLGLVLGVIAHYVLIDTNIVWMALGMAVFGALFGVWAGTMVGVSVKDIKVDKYDKAIKRGAMLLIIDIPDEREEAYREVIKRHHPEVVIDKVKPQERKQHVGEGH from the coding sequence ATGCAGCGCCTGTACTTTCTGATACCCGACAAGGAGACCACGACCGACATCGTCAACGAGCTGAACATGATGGGATTGGCCAAGGACAACCTGCATGTGGTGGGCAAGGACTGGAAGCCCCTGGAAAAAGAAGGGGTACCGATCGCCACCCTGGTTCAGACGTCCGATGTCGTCAATGCCTCGAAGCGCGGCGCCATCGTTGGGGCCGTACTAGGCTTGGTGCTGGGCGTGATAGCGCACTACGTCCTGATCGATACGAACATCGTCTGGATGGCACTCGGCATGGCCGTGTTCGGTGCCCTGTTCGGCGTATGGGCGGGCACCATGGTCGGCGTGTCGGTGAAGGACATCAAGGTCGACAAGTACGACAAGGCGATCAAGCGAGGCGCCATGCTGCTGATCATCGACATACCCGACGAACGGGAAGAGGCCTACCGGGAAGTCATCAAACGCCACCATCCCGAGGTCGTCATCGACAAGGTGAAACCCCAGGAGCGCAAGCAGCACGTGGGCGAGGGCCACTGA
- a CDS encoding glycosyltransferase has protein sequence MERVAVNLADAFAQAGHESHLLSFRRVRNPLAPENCEVQQHHLTLRWWSRLTGVGLLFELIARLILNPLIKRSLFLGTGIMGGMVFWLWLKLFERRHGKVDRIVFRGVGTFELIWTFRDERACYVLENILHVKEIGRHRRLFARCLYQGRHLVTVSEGVAESVQRAMEAWHFRPASLRVIYNPCPLPSIRQRMLAMEPALPKESYIVNVARMVPAKDQALLLRAYARSGVNMPLVLVGDGRDRSQLESLAKELGIADRVLFAGQRDNPYPWMHHARLFVLSSRFEGMGIVLFEALACGTPVLSVDCPGGIRSVLKGELERSIVPHDEESLAEGIRAAVQGEKPKIEEAWLDDFRPEAVAARFGTPAQDNTSFFNSLL, from the coding sequence ATGGAGCGGGTGGCGGTCAACCTCGCCGATGCCTTCGCACAGGCCGGCCACGAGAGCCACTTGCTCAGCTTTCGGCGCGTAAGGAATCCTCTAGCCCCGGAAAACTGTGAGGTGCAACAGCATCACTTGACGTTGCGCTGGTGGTCGCGGTTGACCGGGGTGGGTCTGCTGTTCGAACTGATCGCCCGGCTGATTCTGAACCCGTTGATCAAGCGCTCGCTGTTTCTCGGTACGGGCATCATGGGGGGCATGGTGTTTTGGCTCTGGCTCAAGCTTTTCGAGCGGCGCCATGGCAAGGTGGATCGCATCGTCTTCCGCGGGGTAGGTACCTTCGAGCTGATCTGGACGTTCCGTGATGAGAGGGCCTGCTATGTGCTGGAGAATATCCTGCATGTGAAAGAGATAGGGCGGCATCGACGTCTCTTCGCTCGCTGCCTCTATCAGGGGCGGCACTTGGTGACCGTCTCCGAGGGGGTGGCGGAGAGCGTACAGCGGGCCATGGAGGCTTGGCATTTTCGGCCCGCCTCCTTGCGAGTGATCTATAATCCCTGTCCATTGCCGAGCATCCGGCAACGCATGCTCGCCATGGAACCAGCCCTTCCAAAAGAGTCTTATATCGTCAATGTGGCGAGAATGGTACCGGCCAAGGATCAGGCGCTGCTGCTAAGGGCCTATGCGCGGTCTGGCGTCAACATGCCCTTGGTGCTGGTGGGCGATGGCCGGGATCGTAGCCAACTAGAGTCTCTGGCAAAGGAACTGGGTATCGCCGATCGGGTTCTGTTCGCGGGGCAGCGGGACAACCCCTATCCTTGGATGCACCATGCGCGCCTGTTCGTGTTGAGCTCGCGCTTCGAGGGCATGGGCATCGTGCTGTTCGAGGCACTCGCCTGCGGCACGCCTGTGCTCAGCGTCGATTGCCCGGGCGGTATTCGCTCGGTGCTGAAGGGCGAACTTGAGCGCAGTATTGTTCCGCACGATGAAGAGAGCCTGGCGGAAGGGATTCGAGCTGCGGTACAGGGCGAGAAACCCAAGATTGAAGAAGCATGGCTGGATGATTTCCGGCCCGAGGCAGTAGCGGCTCGCTTTGGAACGCCAGCGCAGGATAATACTAGCTTCTTTAACAGTTTGCTGTAA
- a CDS encoding lipopolysaccharide kinase InaA family protein has product MKLLDIPFNDRRRRYLVFHANDLPERLSLASTATTQEFEAIGSSRFFLSRDGHLLAKVVPDKFRKRQAPMKWLLRDYLEKRWLGQCAARKEFRSLRILRRAGLATPRCHGWGISLNPGNRNGSLLLMERVSHARPGGEVFDAMSEAERIAFLERFCAEVAQLARFGYVHRDLHYNNLLISAEGKLLWIDTHVRRLPTKSADQWLALENSLTVNKLRGERYRSYAEQYLRAYFPHTPSRCPPSTSVEHTDRR; this is encoded by the coding sequence ATGAAACTGCTCGACATACCGTTCAACGATCGCCGCCGACGCTATCTCGTCTTTCACGCCAACGACCTGCCCGAGCGGCTGTCGCTTGCCAGCACCGCAACGACCCAGGAATTCGAGGCCATCGGCAGCAGTCGGTTCTTCCTTTCACGCGACGGCCACCTGCTGGCCAAAGTGGTGCCGGACAAGTTTCGCAAGCGCCAAGCGCCGATGAAGTGGCTGCTGCGCGACTACCTGGAGAAGCGGTGGCTGGGACAGTGCGCCGCACGCAAGGAGTTCCGCAGCCTGCGGATACTACGCCGCGCCGGCCTGGCCACGCCCCGCTGCCATGGCTGGGGCATCTCGCTCAACCCCGGCAATCGAAACGGCTCGCTGCTGCTCATGGAGCGAGTCTCTCACGCCCGCCCCGGGGGCGAAGTCTTCGATGCCATGAGCGAGGCCGAGCGCATTGCCTTCCTTGAGCGCTTCTGCGCCGAGGTAGCCCAGCTCGCCCGCTTCGGCTACGTACACCGCGACCTGCACTACAACAACCTGCTCATCAGCGCCGAGGGAAAATTGCTGTGGATCGATACCCACGTGCGGCGATTACCAACGAAAAGCGCCGACCAATGGCTGGCGCTTGAGAATTCATTGACGGTGAACAAGCTTCGGGGGGAGCGCTACAGGAGCTACGCGGAACAATACCTCAGGGCTTACTTCCCCCACACTCCGAGCCGCTGCCCTCCATCAACATCAGTTGAACATACTGATCGGCGATAG
- a CDS encoding glycosyltransferase family 2 protein, producing the protein MQAEPLVSIVIPLYGRPQFLEELMGSVLSQRYPHIEIILVDDNGAGTEMQLETRDLVNEFCMGNVCYVVNESNVGVSATRNNGVKFSKGAYVTFLDDDDVYYINKVSFQLEEMVQRGLDISVCSFDRFDSDGFLVNRSAIQPKLESIQDFFFGESSIHAPTIMIKRDFFLAIGGFNESLAYREDRMLIARAMSYGAIIGSIQKPLFKYRVHSGYRLSKKRFSREEVNSIDEIAIEEEKKLRDMLAPEDRKELDFIRAYKKINAYYKNGCDIPFGLATHVVSYSVRNGKAKSAVRSVLRYMKSKLKS; encoded by the coding sequence ATGCAGGCTGAGCCCTTAGTTTCAATAGTTATCCCGCTTTATGGTAGGCCTCAGTTTCTCGAGGAATTGATGGGAAGCGTTTTGAGCCAACGCTACCCGCATATCGAAATCATACTGGTAGATGACAATGGCGCCGGCACTGAAATGCAGTTGGAAACTCGTGATCTAGTAAATGAATTTTGTATGGGCAACGTTTGTTATGTCGTGAATGAAAGTAATGTCGGTGTGTCCGCCACAAGAAACAACGGAGTTAAATTTTCGAAAGGAGCGTATGTAACTTTTCTTGATGATGACGATGTATATTATATAAATAAGGTATCATTCCAGCTTGAAGAGATGGTTCAAAGGGGGCTTGATATAAGCGTATGCTCATTTGATCGTTTTGATTCAGATGGCTTCTTGGTAAATCGCAGCGCGATACAACCAAAACTTGAATCCATACAAGACTTTTTTTTTGGAGAGTCTTCTATACACGCACCAACTATCATGATAAAAAGAGATTTTTTCCTCGCGATAGGAGGCTTCAATGAAAGTCTTGCTTACCGGGAAGACAGAATGCTGATTGCACGGGCCATGAGTTATGGTGCGATAATAGGTTCAATTCAGAAGCCTCTTTTCAAGTATCGAGTTCACTCGGGTTATCGGCTTTCAAAAAAAAGATTTTCTAGAGAAGAAGTAAATAGTATTGATGAGATAGCAATCGAAGAAGAGAAAAAGCTGAGAGATATGCTTGCTCCAGAAGACAGGAAGGAGCTCGATTTTATTCGCGCATACAAAAAGATAAATGCATATTATAAGAACGGTTGTGATATACCGTTCGGCCTTGCTACTCATGTAGTGAGCTATTCCGTTCGAAACGGTAAAGCAAAGAGTGCTGTGCGTAGTGTTCTACGTTACATGAAGTCGAAGCTGAAAAGTTGA
- a CDS encoding integrase core domain-containing protein, which produces MFFWACERKVTLAFIEPGQPTQNAFIESSNGKFRDGCLNQHGFLSLADARHEITQMENPLQPCQIAQLDVLFATGSVCRQCAGSSGIYHR; this is translated from the coding sequence ATGTTCTTTTGGGCGTGTGAGCGGAAGGTGACGCTGGCCTTCATCGAGCCGGGCCAGCCGACGCAGAATGCTTTCATCGAGAGCTCCAACGGCAAGTTTCGAGACGGCTGTCTCAATCAGCACGGCTTCTTGAGCCTGGCGGATGCACGACACGAAATCACACAAATGGAGAACCCACTTCAACCATGTCAGATCGCACAGCTCGATGTACTATTTGCCACCGGTAGCGTATGCCGGCAGTGCGCAGGAAGCAGCGGTATCTATCATAGATAG
- the cysQ gene encoding 3'(2'),5'-bisphosphate nucleotidase CysQ, translating into MPANLAELLNAVERIAREAGEAIMRIYARDFTVEVKKDDSPLTEADKAAHDVIVAGLKALSEAIPILSEEDIEAFSGPNGAGQYWLVDPLDGTKEFIKRNDEFTVNIALIEHGKPVLGVVVAPALKCTYLAARGIGAFKVDDSAERTPIHAAGRPAAGTRWRVMGSRSHTNPDLEAWLEPLGDYDLVPMGSSLKSCLVAEGRADVYPRLGPTCLWDTGAAQAVVELAGGRVETLNGEALSYATPERYLNPHFVVWGHTP; encoded by the coding sequence ATGCCCGCGAACCTCGCCGAACTGCTCAACGCCGTGGAGCGCATCGCCCGGGAAGCCGGCGAGGCCATCATGCGAATCTATGCCCGGGACTTCACGGTGGAAGTGAAAAAAGACGACAGCCCCCTCACTGAGGCCGACAAGGCTGCCCATGACGTGATTGTTGCGGGGCTTAAGGCACTATCGGAAGCCATTCCGATCCTCTCCGAGGAGGACATCGAGGCCTTCTCGGGGCCGAACGGTGCGGGGCAGTACTGGCTGGTCGATCCCCTCGACGGCACCAAGGAGTTCATAAAGCGTAACGACGAGTTCACCGTCAATATCGCGCTGATCGAGCATGGCAAGCCGGTGCTGGGCGTGGTGGTAGCACCGGCGCTGAAGTGCACCTATCTGGCGGCGCGGGGCATCGGCGCGTTCAAGGTCGACGACAGCGCCGAGCGCACGCCGATCCATGCCGCCGGCAGGCCTGCAGCGGGTACCCGGTGGCGGGTGATGGGCAGCCGCTCACATACCAACCCCGACCTGGAGGCCTGGCTCGAGCCACTGGGGGATTACGACCTGGTGCCGATGGGCAGCTCGCTGAAGTCCTGCCTGGTGGCGGAAGGCAGGGCCGATGTTTATCCTCGCCTCGGCCCCACTTGCCTATGGGATACCGGCGCCGCCCAGGCAGTTGTCGAGCTGGCCGGTGGCCGAGTGGAAACACTGAACGGCGAGGCACTGAGCTACGCCACGCCCGAACGCTACCTCAACCCGCATTTCGTGGTGTGGGGGCACACACCCTGA
- a CDS encoding nucleotidyl transferase AbiEii/AbiGii toxin family protein encodes MTRFNDREIRADRDAIRALLEGPGHPIKLEIIHFDNEAIKPDPRSQLFPIPIVGKEGCFATKLTANADRYVNHSKDILDLCMMRREWGEIPEAAWKIACEEYGEGVILRGLSCALSQVVANQHAVLEHAMTSLQMEQALAEELVATQAPEWLGKLGLH; translated from the coding sequence TTGACGCGGTTCAACGACCGAGAAATACGGGCGGATAGAGACGCCATTCGCGCTCTTCTTGAAGGCCCAGGCCATCCCATCAAGCTTGAAATCATTCATTTCGACAACGAAGCAATCAAACCTGACCCACGTTCTCAACTCTTTCCCATCCCGATCGTTGGGAAGGAAGGCTGCTTTGCCACAAAGCTGACAGCCAATGCCGACCGTTACGTGAATCACAGCAAGGATATTCTAGATCTGTGCATGATGCGGCGAGAATGGGGAGAGATTCCCGAAGCAGCATGGAAGATCGCCTGTGAGGAATATGGGGAAGGCGTCATTCTGCGTGGTTTAAGCTGTGCCCTCAGCCAAGTGGTAGCCAATCAGCACGCTGTACTCGAGCATGCGATGACATCTTTGCAGATGGAGCAGGCCTTAGCCGAAGAGCTGGTCGCCACGCAAGCGCCTGAATGGCTTGGCAAGCTCGGCTTGCACTAG
- a CDS encoding type II toxin-antitoxin system RelE/ParE family toxin: MINNFRDAWLEDFFVDGRDHREIPSTIESALTRKLDIIEAAADESDLRVPPGNRFEHLQGRLEGKCSIRVYKQYRLIFEWDGERAHNVYLDSHTYR; this comes from the coding sequence ATGATCAACAATTTTCGTGATGCTTGGCTTGAGGATTTTTTCGTTGATGGAAGGGACCATAGGGAGATACCCAGCACTATCGAATCAGCCTTGACAAGGAAGCTGGACATCATCGAAGCCGCTGCGGATGAGAGCGACCTTCGCGTTCCACCTGGTAACCGGTTTGAGCACCTGCAAGGCAGGTTGGAAGGGAAGTGCTCGATTCGCGTCTATAAACAGTATCGGCTCATATTCGAATGGGATGGGGAGAGGGCCCATAACGTTTATCTGGATTCTCACACCTACAGGTGA